From the genome of Corallococcus macrosporus DSM 14697:
TCCAGAACGAGTTCTACGGCGAGCGCGCGGCGCACCTGAGAGACCCCTTCGGCCACCGCTGGGCCCTCAACGCCCGCGTCGAGGACGTGTCCCCCGAGGAGATGCAGCGCCGCTTCACGGAGCTGCTCAAGGGCTGAGGCCCCGTTGGCCCCACCAGGGGCACCGCGTGCGAAAGCAGCCGGAACGGAGCGCGAGACTGTGGAGCCCGGAACGCCCCGTTCCGGGAACCCGCGGCGCCCCCTGGCCGCGCCGGAGCTTCCGGATTAGCTGGGGTGCATGCCTACCCTCGTCCTCGTCCGACACGGTCAGTCGCTGTGGAATCAAGAGAACCGCTTCACCGGCTTCGTCGACGTCCCCCTCACCGACCAGGGGCGACAGGAGGCCCGGCGCGCGGCGGAGGCGCTCAAGGGGATGACCTTCGACGTCGCCTACACGTCCGCGCTCAGCCGGGCCCAGGAGACGCTCGCCATCCTCCTGGATTCGCTGGGGCAGCAGGTCCCCACCATCCGGGACGCCGCCCTCAACGAGCGCAACTACGGCGACCTCCAGGGGCTGAACAAGGCGGATGCCGCCAGGCGCTGGGGGGATGCGCAAATCAAGGAATGGCGCCGCTCCTTCGACGTGCCGCCCCCC
Proteins encoded in this window:
- a CDS encoding 2,3-bisphosphoglycerate-dependent phosphoglycerate mutase; its protein translation is MPTLVLVRHGQSLWNQENRFTGFVDVPLTDQGRQEARRAAEALKGMTFDVAYTSALSRAQETLAILLDSLGQQVPTIRDAALNERNYGDLQGLNKADAARRWGDAQIKEWRRSFDVPPPNGESLEMTARRVLPFYDRAIAGDLRLGKNVLVVAHGNSNRSLVMKLDKLTGAQVVGLELATGVPLIYEMSPDGEVLSKRTASA